In Deinococcus aerius, a single window of DNA contains:
- a CDS encoding N-acetylglucosamine kinase produces the protein MTLSPLALGLDAGGSGTKWTLLRDDGVIGRGTAPPLTAPLLRIGAAALTSLVEALPDRPDVLHAGLPGLSAGTPAAEEVRAVLASAFGLHPRQVTVEGDLDLAYRAHLAPGEGVLLYAGTGSIAYHVGQDGQVIRAGGRGYRIGDDGGGFSLGRAGLRWLTDRLDEGRVPDSPLARETALVTGGLDWDTLRAFAYGTPGAAAIASLAPAVGRAADRGDEVAAALLGEAAESLADLARRVQRRTGTLPVTATGGALRVSPLFPAALARHLPGVNVSWRDHAEAAARLAARQAGE, from the coding sequence TTGACGCTTTCCCCCCTGGCCCTCGGCCTGGATGCCGGGGGCAGCGGCACGAAATGGACCCTGCTCCGGGATGATGGGGTGATCGGGCGGGGCACCGCGCCCCCCCTCACCGCGCCGCTCCTCCGAATCGGGGCGGCAGCGCTCACCTCGCTCGTGGAGGCCCTCCCGGATCGCCCGGACGTGCTGCACGCGGGCCTGCCGGGATTGAGTGCCGGAACCCCTGCCGCCGAGGAGGTGAGAGCGGTACTTGCCTCCGCCTTCGGCCTCCACCCCCGGCAGGTGACCGTGGAGGGCGACCTCGACCTCGCCTACCGCGCCCACCTCGCGCCGGGTGAAGGGGTCCTGCTCTACGCCGGGACGGGGAGCATCGCCTACCACGTCGGCCAGGACGGGCAGGTGATCCGCGCGGGGGGCCGCGGCTACCGGATCGGGGACGATGGGGGCGGGTTCAGCCTGGGGCGGGCGGGGCTGCGCTGGCTCACCGACCGGCTGGACGAGGGGCGGGTGCCCGACTCCCCGCTGGCCCGGGAGACGGCGCTCGTCACGGGGGGGCTGGACTGGGACACCCTGCGCGCTTTCGCCTACGGCACGCCGGGGGCCGCCGCCATCGCCTCGCTCGCCCCCGCCGTGGGCCGCGCCGCCGACCGGGGCGACGAGGTGGCCGCCGCGCTCCTCGGTGAGGCCGCCGAATCACTCGCGGACCTGGCGCGGCGGGTGCAACGGCGGACCGGGACTCTCCCCGTCACGGCGACCGGCGGCGCCCTGCGGGTCAGCCCCCTGTTCCCCGCCGCGCTGGCCCGGCACCTGCCCGGGGTGAACGTTTCCTGGCGCGATCACGCGGAGGCCGCCGCTCGCCTGGCTGCCCGGCAAGCCGGGGAGTGA
- a CDS encoding family 10 glycosylhydrolase has translation HAQGIQVHAWIITTALWNSEVVAPPPGHAFLTHGTGATGRDFWLTVKADGTIRGGADWVMDPGHPDAAEYIKNMYVSVVKNYDVDGIQFDRVRYPDYNPVGGPNQWGYNPTALDRYRTETGATGTPDPADPQWSNWRRQQVTNLVRETALAVKAVRPDVSVNAATITYGAGPADEAAFQTSRPYAEVNQDWLTWVREGYLDVNVMMNYKRDFVPDQALWFGQWNTFAAGLRQKYPGVHQVSGSAIYLNDQASSVNQVLKTRAAGLSGWAGYSYRTPDKDVNAGTRTGAEVIPELTAKLTGEGGPFAQPARWERPDPAGLRALSGGVTVASGPLGGRTVLLLDGQGTELGRTVTDGNGRYGFMHAPAANVRVRVGEVSSDLTAVPAGRVTMLPPLALP, from the coding sequence CACGCGCAGGGGATTCAGGTCCACGCCTGGATCATCACGACCGCCCTGTGGAACAGCGAAGTGGTCGCGCCGCCCCCCGGCCACGCCTTCCTGACGCACGGCACGGGCGCGACCGGGCGCGACTTCTGGCTCACCGTGAAGGCCGACGGGACCATCCGCGGCGGCGCCGACTGGGTGATGGACCCCGGCCACCCCGACGCCGCCGAGTACATCAAGAACATGTACGTCAGCGTGGTCAAGAACTACGACGTGGACGGCATCCAGTTCGACCGGGTGCGTTACCCCGACTACAACCCGGTGGGAGGCCCCAACCAATGGGGCTACAACCCGACCGCGCTGGACCGCTACCGCACCGAGACGGGGGCGACCGGCACGCCCGACCCCGCCGATCCACAGTGGAGCAACTGGCGTCGCCAGCAGGTCACGAACCTCGTGCGGGAGACCGCGCTGGCGGTTAAGGCGGTTCGGCCCGATGTCAGCGTGAACGCCGCGACGATCACCTACGGCGCGGGTCCCGCCGACGAGGCTGCCTTCCAGACCTCGCGCCCCTACGCGGAGGTCAATCAGGACTGGCTGACCTGGGTGCGCGAGGGCTACCTGGACGTGAACGTGATGATGAACTACAAGCGCGACTTCGTGCCGGATCAGGCGCTGTGGTTTGGCCAGTGGAACACCTTTGCCGCCGGGCTGCGCCAGAAGTACCCGGGCGTGCATCAGGTCAGCGGCTCGGCGATCTACCTGAACGACCAGGCGAGCAGCGTCAACCAGGTGCTGAAGACCCGCGCGGCGGGCCTGAGCGGCTGGGCCGGGTACTCGTACCGCACCCCCGACAAGGACGTGAACGCCGGAACCCGCACCGGGGCCGAGGTGATCCCCGAACTCACCGCAAAGCTGACGGGCGAGGGTGGCCCCTTCGCGCAGCCCGCCCGCTGGGAGCGCCCCGACCCGGCGGGGCTCCGCGCCCTGAGCGGTGGGGTCACCGTGGCGAGCGGTCCCCTGGGTGGGCGCACCGTCCTCCTGCTCGACGGGCAGGGGACCGAGCTGGGGCGCACCGTCACGGATGGGAACGGGCGCTACGGCTTCATGCACGCCCCGGCGGCGAACGTGCGGGTCCGGGTGGGCGAGGTTTCCAGCGACCTCACGGCGGTTCCCGCGGGCCGGGTAACCATGCTCCCCCCGCTGGCCCTGCCTTGA